TCGCATTGTCTATAGTTTTTTCGCAGAACACCTTTTACCCAACAATAAACTACCCTACGAGGACGTTCTTATGTGGAAGCGCTTACTTCTTGTCACAGCAGTTTCAGCAGCCATGTCGTCTATGGCAATGGCCGCACCATTAACCGTAGGATTCGCACAAGTCGGCTCGGAATCAGGCTGGCGAGCGGCTGAAACCAACGTCGCGAAAAGCGAGGCCCAAAAGCGCGGCATTACGCTGAAAATCGCCGATGGTCAGCAAAAACAGGAAAACCAGATCAAAGCGGTGCGTTCTTTCATCGCTCAGGGCGTTGACGCCATCTTCATTGCACCGGTCGTGGCAACAGGCTGGGAGCCGGTCCTGAAAGAAGCTAAAGATGCCGAAATTCCGGTCTTCCTGCTCGATCGTTCCATCGATGTAAAAGACAAATCTCTCTATATGACCACCGTCACCGCCGACAACGTCCTGGAAGGTAAATTGATCGGTGAGTGGCTGGTAAAACAGGTGGATGGCAAGCCGTGTAACGTGGTTGAGCTGCAGGGCACCGTCGGTGCCAGCGTGGCCATCGACCGTAAGAAAGGCTTTGCTGATGCCATCTCCAAAGCGTCAAACATCAAAATTATCCGCTCTCAGTCCGGCGACTTCACCCGCAGTAAAGGGAAAGAGGTCATGGAGAGCTTCATCAAAGCTGAGAACAACGGCAAAAACATCTGCATGGTTTACGCCCATAACGATGACATGGTGATCGGCGCCATTCAGGCCATTAAAGAAGCGGGTCTGAAACCGGGCACCGATATCCTGACCGGCTCCATCGACGGCGTGCCGGATATCTATAAGGCGATGATCGACAAAGAGGCTAATGCCAGTGTTGAACTGACGCCGAACATGGCGGGCCCGGCCTTCGACGCGCTGGAAAAATTCAAGAAAGACGGCACCATGCCGGAGAAAGTCACCATCACCAAATCCACCCTCTACCTGCCTGATACCGCTAAAGAAGAGTTAGAGAAGAAGAAAAATATGGGCTACTAAGCCTTTTTCCCTCTCCCTCCGGGAGAGGGTAGGGTGAGGGGAATTGCCGGGCGGCGCTGCGCTTGCCCGGCCTACGGGTTGTGCCGGGGGACGACATTATGACCACAAACCAACACCAGGAAATCCTCCGCACAGAAGGATTGAGTAAGTACTTTCCCGGCGTAAAAGCGCTGGATAGCGTCGATTTCAGCCTGCGCCGTGGCGAGATCATGGCCCTGCTGGGAGAGAACGGCGCCGGGAAATCCACGCTGATTAAAGCCCTGACCGGTGTCTATCACGCCGATCGCGGCACCATCTGGCTGGAAGGCCAGGCCATATCGCCAAAAAATACCGCCCATGCCCAGCAGCTGGGAATCGGGACCGTCTACCAGGAAGTGAACCTGCTGCCGAACATGTCGGTGGCCGATAACCTGTTTATCGGTCGCGAGCCGCGGCGTTTTGGCTTTTTGCGCCGCAAAGAGATGGAGGCCCGCGCCACCCGGCTGATGGAGTCCTACGGCTTTTCCCTCGACGTGCGCGAACCGCTGAACCGTTTTTCGGTGGCGATGCAGCAGATCGTCGCCATCTGCCGCGCCATCGACCTCTCCGCCAAAGTGCTGATCCTCGATGAACCCACCGCAAGCCTGGATACCCAGGAGGTGGAGATGCTCTTTACCCTGATGCGCCAGCTGCGCGATCAGGGGGGTGAGCCTGATATTCGTCACCCACTTCCTCGATCAGGTCTACGCCGTCAGCGACCGCATTACCGTCCTGCGTAACGGTGGCTTTGTCGGCTGCCGCGAAACCCGCGAGCTGCCGCAAATCGAGCTGGTCAAAATGATGCTCGGCCGCGAGCTGGAGACCAACGCCCTGCAGCGTGCGGGCCGCACCCTGCTCAGCGAGAAACCCATTGCGGCGTTCAAGGATTACGGCAGGAAGGGCACCATTGCCCCCTTTAACCTCGAGGTTCGCCCTGGGGAGATTGTCGGTCTGGCGGGGCTGTTAGGCTCCGGGCGCACCGAAACCGCCGAGGTGATCTTCGGTATCAAGCCTGCCGACACCGGCAGCGCCCTGATCAAAGGCAAACCCCAGGCGCTGCGCTCCCCGCATCAGGCCTCCAGCCTCGGGATTGGCTTCTGCCCGGAAGACAGGAAAACCGACGGGATTATTGCCGCCGCCTCGGTGCGCGAAAACATCATTCTGGCCCTGCAGGCCCAGCGCGGCTGGCTGCGGCCAATCCCGCGTAAAGAGCAGAACGCCATTGCCGAGCGCTTTATTCGCCAGCTGGGGATCCGCACGCCGAGCGCGGAACAGCCGATCGAATTTCTCTCCGGCGGCAACCAGCAGAAGGTGCTGCTGTCGCGCTGGCTGCTGACCAAACCGCAGTTCCTGATCCTCGACGAGCCGACGCGCGGTATCGACGTGGGGGCGCACGCGGAGATCATCCGCCTGATCGAAACCCTCTGCGCCGACGGCCTGGCGCTGTTGGTCATCTCGTCGGAGCTGGAGGAGCTGGTGGGCTATGCGGATCGCGTGATCATCATGCGCGACCGGCAGCAGGTGGCCGAGATCCCGCTGGACGCGCTGTCCGTTCCGGCAATCATGAACGCCATTGCGGCATAAGGAGTACATCGTGATGTCACGTTCACTCTCTCAGACCGGCGAGCCGAAGCGCCGCTTCAGCTGGCCCACCGGCACGCCGCAAATCATTGCGCTGGTGCTGGTGCTGCTGGTAGATAGCCTCGTTTCGCCGCATTTTTATCAGATTATCCTCCAGGATGGCCGCCTGTTCGGCAGCCCGATTGATATCTTAAACCGCGCCGCGCCGGTGGCACTGCTGGCGATTGGCATGACCCTGGTGATCGCTACCGGCGGTATTGACCTGTCGGTCGGGGCGGTGATGGCCATCGCGGGTGCCACCGCGGCCTCGATGACCGTGGCGGGACACAGCCTGCCGGTGGTGCTGTTGGTGACCCTGGGCACCGGGGTGCTGGCGGGGCTGTGGAACGGCATCCTGGTGGCGATCCTCAAAATACAGCCCTTCGTCGCCACCCTGATTTTAATGGTGGCCGGACGCGGCGTGGCGCAGCTGATCACCTCCGGGCAGATCGTCACCTTCAACGCCCCTAATCTGGCGTGGATCGGCAGCGGCTCGCTGCTGTTCTTCCCGACGCCGGTGATCATCGTGGTGGTAACGCTGATTGCCTTCTGGCTGTTCACCCGCAAAACCGCGCTCGGGATGTTTATTGAAGCGGTGGGGATCAACATTCGCGCCGCGAAAAACGCCGGGGTCAGCACGCGCCTGATGGTGATGCTGACCTACGTCTTAAGCGGGGTGTGCGCCGCCATTGCCGGGATTATTGTTGCCGCGGATATTCGCGGGGCGGATGCCAACAACGCCGGCCTGTGGCTGGAGCTGGACGCCATCCTTGCGGTGGTCATTGGCGGCGGATCGCTGATGGGCGGGCGCTTCAACCTGCTGCTGTCGGTGATAGGCGCGCTGATTATCCAGGGGATGAACACCGGCATTCTGCTGTCCGGTTTCCCGCCGGAGCTCAACCAGGTGGTGAAAGCGGTGGTGGTGCTCTGCGTGCTGATCGTCCAGTCGCCGCGCTTTATCAGTCTTATTAAGGGGATGCGTGGCCATGATAAAACGTAATTTACCGTTAATGATCACCCTGGGCGTATTCGTGCTGGGCTATCTCTACTGTCTGACGCAATTCCCCGGTTTTGCCTCGACGCGGGTGATTTGCAACATTCTGACCGATAACGCCTTCCTTGGGATCATCGCCGTCGGCATGACGTTTGTGATCCTCTCCGGCGGGATCGACCTCTCCGTCGGGTCGGTGATCGCCTTTACCGGCGTCTTCCTGGCGAAAGCGATCGGCTACTGGGGGGATCTCCCCGCTGCTGGCCTTCCCGCTGGTGCTGGTGATGGGCTGCGCCTTCGGGGCCTTTATGGGGTTGTTGATCGACGCCCTGAAGATCCCGGCGTTCATTATCACCCTCGCCGGGATGTTCTTCCTGCGCGGCGTCAGCTATCTGGTCTCGGAGGAGTCGATCCCGATCAACCATCCGGTGTACGACACCCTCTCCAGCCTGGCGTGGAAAATCCCCGGCGGCGGCCGTCTGAGCATTCTCGGGCTGGTGATGCTGGGGGTAGTGGTGATTGGCATTTTCCTTGCCCATCGCACCCGCTTCGGCAATGAGGTGTATGCCATCGGCGGCAGCGCGACCTCTGCTAACCTGATGGGGATCTCTACCCGCAGCACCACCATCCGGATCTACATGCTCTCAACCGGGCTGGCGACGCTGGCGGGGATCGTCTTCTCCATCTATACCCAGGCCGGCTACGCCCTGGCGGGGGTGGGCGTGGAGCTGGATGCTATTGCCTCGGTGGTGATTGGCGGCACGCTGCTGAGCGGCGGGGTTGGCACGGTGCTGGGCACGCTGTTCGGGGTGGCGATCCAGGGGCTGATCCAGACCTATATTAACTTCGACGGCACCCTCAGCTCGTGGTGGACCAAGATTGCGATTGGCATCCTGCTGTTCATCTTTATCGCCCTGCAGCGCGGTCTGACGGTATTGTGGGAAAACCGCCAGAGCTCGCCTGTCACCCGCGTGAGCACCACGACCATCAAGTGATAACTCGCTGAATTTGCGTGCAGTCTAAATCTTTTCCGGTAGCGGCCGATAACCCTTAATTCTGTCCAGATTTATCTCGCTACCGGAAATTACATCATGCTTAAAACGCTATCGATTCGTACCGGCTTGCTTTCGTTACTGGCCGTCATGACCCTCCTGCTGCTGCTCGTCAGCGGTATTGGCATTTATGCCCTCACGCAAAGTTCCTCTTCACTGCAGCGCATTAATCATCTTCAGGGTGAACAGCTGGTGCAGCTCAATTCGGGCTATACCCTGATCCTGCGCGCGCGCAACGAAGCGGGCCAGGCCGTGCGCATGATGGAGGTCGGCCTGCTGGATGATGCCGCGAAATCGGTGAAGAACATCAATGACGAAATCACCCAGGCACAAACCACGCTGAAAAACGTGATCGATGGCGGGGTGAACGATCCCGAAGGCGAAGCGCTGCTGAAGAAGGTCGCAGCGAGCCTCGCGGCCTATAACGCCCAGGGGATCGTGCCGATGCAGAACGCCCTGAAAGAGCAGAGTGCTGATGCCTATTACGATCTGCTGGAGAACCATCTGGTGCCGGTAGCGCGTCAGTTTGACAACGATATGCAGGCCTTCCAGGCCTGGAGCGAAAGCCGTGGCAAAGCCGAAGTGGCGGCGGTGCAGGCCAGTAAAGAGCGGGTGATGCTGCTGATTATCGTTGCCGCGCTGCTGACCGCGGGCATCATCGTGCTGGCCTGGCTGGCGCTGCGTCATATGCTGTTGAAGCCGCTTTCTGCATCCATCGCCCAGCTTGAGCACGTGGCCGCCGGGGATTTAACCCACGCCCTGACCGCACCGGCCAGCCAGGAGTTTAACCGCCTGAATGCCGCCATCGAAGAGATGCGCCAGTCGCTGATGGGCTCGGTGCTGCGCGTGCGCGATGCCAGTTCCCAGATCGACACCGGCAGCCGGGAGCTGACCGCTGGCAACATGCACCTTGCCCAGCGCACGGAATCGACCGCGACCTCTCTGGAGCAGACCGCAGCCAGCATGGAAGAGCTTACCGCTACGGTGAAACAGAACGCCCACAACGCCGAGCAGGCGCATCAGGTGGCGAAGACGATGTCTGATACCGCCGATCGCGGCAGCGAAATGGTGTGCTACGTCATTGAGAAGATGCGCGACATCTCCGGCAGCGCCGACCGCATCGCCGATATTCTCAGCGTTATCGACGGCATTGCCTTCCAGACCAATATCCTGGCGCTGAACGCCTCGGTTGAGGCCGCGCGCGCGGGTGAGCAGGGCCGTGGTTTTGCGGTGGTGGCCGGTGAAGTACGTATCCTCGCCAGCCGCAGCGCCGATGCGGCAAAAGAGATCCGCACCCTGATTAGCGATTCACAGTCACACGTCAGCGAAGGCAGCGAGCTGGCCCAGCAGGCGGGTGAAACCATGGATGAGATCGCCACCGAGGTGATGCGCATGACCCGCCTGATGCGTGAGATTGCTAACGCGTCGCACGAGCAGAGCCGGGGTATTGAGCAGGTGAATATTGCGGTCAATCAGATGGACGAAACCGCGCAGCAAAACGCGGCTCTGGTCCAGCAGTCTTCCGCCGCGACGCGCTCGCTGGAGGAGCAATCACGCGAGCTGATCGAGGCGATGTCGTCGTTTAAACTGTCGATGCAACAGGCATAGCCTCATCGCATTCCGGCGCCGCAACCGGCGTCGGGAAGCTCTCGCCCGGAGACGGCGCGCTGGCGATATGGTCGTGGATCAAACCCAGCAGCTTTTCCATCTCGACGGTCAAATGCAGCGCATAAGGCGTTGGCTCAAGAAAAAGGCCTTTGCGGGTAAACAACGGCGCATTAAAAAGCATCCCAAAGCGTTTCAGCGCCAGGCTCACGGCCGGTCTGGACATATCAAGACGTAAAGAGGCTTTGGCCATGCTCCCGCACCGGACGACTTCAATAAATACCGGAATCAGATTGAGGTCGATTCCAGTGGATGAGCGAGAGAGGTTTTTCATATCGGCTGATTTCCATTGAACACTATTTGAACGCCGTAATGATGACGGATTGGTTCAGCGGGTTACAGCAGCATTTTTATATAGTTTTATACCGACAAAGGTATAAATGGTTGGAAAAATAAAAGGGGCCGAGCGGCCCCTTTTGGTCAACATCAAAAATCAGGCATCCGGGTATTCACGGATTAAACGCTCAACGTCTTCCACCATATGATCGTTGCCGACGAAGAACGAACGGCGCTGGTGCAGACTCTCAGGAATGATGTCCATAATCCGCTCTTTACCGTCGCTGGCTTTACCGCCCGCCTGCTCGGCGAGAAAGGCCATCGGGTTGCACTCGTACAGCAGACGCAGCTTGCCTTCCGGATGGCTGGCGGTGCTTGGGTAGAGGTAGATCCCGCCTTTCAGCAGGTTGCGGTGGAAATCCGCCACCAGGGAGCCGATATAGCGCGAAGTATACGGACGCTGGGTGGCTTTATCCTCTTCCTGGCAGAATTTGATGTACTTCTTCACGCCAGACGGGAATTTAATGTAGTTCCCTTCGTTGATGGAGTAGGTGCTGCCTTTCTGCGGGTAGCGCATGCGCTCCTGGCACAGGCAGAACACGCCCAGCGACGGATCGTAGGTAAAGGCATGCACGCCGCAGCCGGTGGTGTAGACCAGCATGGTGGAGGAGCCGTAAACCACATAGCCCGCCGCAACCTGCTTGTTGCCCGGCTGCAGGAAATCTTCTTCGGTTACCGGCGTGCCGACAGGGGTGACGCGGCGGTAAATGGAGAAAATCGTGCCGACAGAGACGTTAACGTCGATGTTGGAGGAGCCATCCAGAGGATCCATCAGAACGACATATTTTGCATGTTCACACCCTTCAAAGACCACGATTTCGTCTTCTTCTTCAGAGGCGATCCCCGCAACGATGTCGCGTGCGCGCAGTGCAGCTTTCAGTTTTTCGTTCGCGAACAGATCGAGTTTCTGTTGAACTTCGCCCTGCACGTTTTCAGCACCGCTGGCACCCAGGATATCGACCAGACCGGCCTTGTTGATATCGCGATGGATGATCTTGGCGCCCAGCTTTATTGCCGACAACAAAGCAGTGAGTTCACCGGTAGCATGCGAGAACTCGTGCTGCTTTTCGACAATAAATTCACCTAACGTTTTCATAACACCTTCCCTGCATTGGATGTTGAGTAAAGTTGTTGATGCCCAACAATCTTAACAAACTTTCAAATAGTCGCGCAGAGGTGAATCGCGCCAGCTGGGTACAGATTTTCCTGAAATGCGTTTCTCTGCTGCTGACATATGCGTAAAATGTGCGCCACATTGAAGAAGGATAGTGACGTATGCGCATTCATATATTGGGGATTTGTGGCACTTTCATGGGCGGCCTGGCTATGCTGGCGCGCGCTCTTGGCCATGAAGTGACAGGTTCGGACGCCAATGTGTATCCGCCGATGAGCACGCTGCTGGAAAACCAGGGCATCGATCTTATTCAGGGTTACGACGCCAGCCAGCTGGATCCGCAGCCGGATCTGGTGATCATTGGTAACGCCATGACCCGCGGTAATCCGTGCGTTGAAGCCGTGCTGGAAAGGAATATTCCCTACATGTCGGGCCCGCAGTGGCTGCACGACTTTGTACTGCGCGATCGCTGGGTTGTGGCCGTTGCGGGGACGCACGGCAAAACCACCACCGCCGGGATGGCAACCTGGATCCTCGAAGCCTGCGGCTATAAGCCGGGCTTTGTGATCGGTGGCGTACCGGGGAATTTCGAGGTTTCTGCCCGCCTGGGCGACAGCCCGTTCTTTGTCATTGAAGCGGATGAATACGACTGCGCCTTCTTTGACAAGCGCTCTAAATTTGTTCATTACTGCCCGCGCACGCTGATCCTCAATAACCTTGAGTTCGATCATGCGGACATCTTTGACGACCTGAAAGCGATTCAGAAGCAGTTCCACCATCTGGTGCGCATCGTGCCGGGCCAGGGACGTATCATCCTGCCGGAAAACGACGTTAACCTGAAGCAGACGATGGCAATGGGCTGCTGGAGCGAGCAGGAGCTGGTGGGCGAGCAGGGCCACTGGCAGGCGAAAAAACTGACCAACGACGCCTCCCAGTGGGAAGTGCTGCTGGACGGTGAAAAAGTCGGGGAAGTGCACTGGGCGCTGGTGGGTGAACACAACATGCACAACGGCCTGATGGCGATTGCCGCAGCCCGTCATGTGGGCGTGCTGCCTGCCGATGCGGCCAATGCGCTGGGATCGTTCATTAACGCCCGTCGCCGCCTTGAACTGCGCGGCGAAGCGAATGGCGTGACGGTGTATGACGATTTTGCCCATCACCCGACGGCGATCCTCGCGACCCTGGCGGCGCTGCGCGGCAAAGTGGGCGGCACGGCGCGTATTCTGGCCGTACTGGAACCGCGCTCTAACACCATGAAGATGGGCGTCTGCAAAGATGACCTCGCCCCGTCGTTAGGCCGGGCGGATGAAGTCTTCCTCCTGCAGCCGCAGCATATTCCGTGGCAGGTAGCGGAAGTGGCGGACGCCTGCATTCAGCCTGCGCACTGGAGTGCGGATGTCGATACGCTGGCGGAGATGGTGGTGAAAACCGCGCAGCCGGGCGATCACATTCTGGTGATGAGCAACGGCGGGTTTGGTGGGATCCATCAGAAACTGCTGGACGGTCTGGCGAAGAAAGCAGAAGCGGCAGAGTAATAAAAAAGCCCGGTGGCGCTATGCTTACCGGGCCAACATTTCGTGCGCATTTGTAGGCCGGATAAGGCGTTTACGCCGCCATCCGGCGAACAGCATGCACGAGGATTAACTTTCGGCTTCTGCCAGTTCGCGCAGATACTGGAAGATCAGGCGCGCAGACTTCGGCGGCTTATTCCCTTCTTTCTCTTTCTTCGCGTTACGGGCAAGCGTGCGCAGCTGCTGGCGGTCGGCGTCCGGCCACAGGTTCAGCACCTCCGCCAGAGCGTCATCACCATTATCAATCAGGCGATCGCGGATCTGCTCCAGCTTGTGGAACAGGGCAACCTGCTGGTTGTGGCGGTTTTTCAGCTTATCCAGTGCCTGGCGAATAGGCTCTACGTCGCGCTGGCGCAGCATTTTACCAATCAACTGAAGCTGGCGGCGACGGCCCTCTTTCTTGATGCGCTGTGCCAGTTCGATAGCGGCACGCAGGTCGGGATCGAGCGGGATTTTATCCAGCGCGTTCTTACCCAGCTCTACCATTTCCGCACCAAGCTGTTTTAACTCTTCGGCGTCGCGTTTAATTTCACTTTTACTGACCCAGATGATCTCATCATCTTCGTCTTCGATGTCATCACCGGGAACGTCGTCGAGCCAGTCTTCGGGCTGCTTAGTCATGTCAGGCTCCTTAAAAAAAGAGGCTAATCTTACCAGTTTAGGCGCGTACTGAGAAACGGTTCTCTGATAGACTTCAGCTAACTACACCTTACATTATGGCATTTACGATGAAAGTGATCTCACAAGTTGCAGCGCAGCGTAAAGCACTGGAAGAAGCTGTCTCCATGGCTCTGGAGCTGGCGTCAGCGAAATCCGACGGGGCAGAAGTCGCCGTCAGTAAAACCACCGGCCTGAGCGTCAGCACCCGCTATGGCGAAGTGGAAACCGTTGAATTTAATAGCGATGGCGCGTTAGGGATTACTGTTTATCACCAGAACCGTAAAGGCAGCGCCTCCTCCACCGACCTCAGCCCAGACGCCATTGCGCGTACCGTGCAGGCGGCGCTGGATATCGCCAGCTACACCTCTGCGGACCCTTACGCCGGCGTCGCAGACCGGGAATTACTGGCTTTTGAAGCCCCGGATCTGGATCTGTTCCACCCGGCAGAAGTGACCCCTGACGAAGCCATTGAGTTCGCGGCTCGCGCGGAACAGGCCTCCCTTAACGCCGACAAGCGCATCACCAACACCGAAGGCGGTAGCTTTAACAGCCACTACGGCATCAAGGTCTTCGGCAACAGCCACGGCATGCTGCAGGGCTACAGCTCCACCCGTCACTCCCTCTCCAGCTGCGTGATTGCCGAAGAGAACGGCGATATGGAGCGTGATTACGCCTACACCATCGGCCGCGCGATGGGCGACCTTCAGTCGCCAGAGTGGGTTGGGATGGAGTGCGCAAAACGCACATTGTCCCGCCTCGCTCCACGAAAACTGTCTACCATGAAAGCACCGGTGATCTTTGCCAATGAAGTGGCAACCGGACTGTTCGGGCATCTGGTGGGCGCCATTGCCGGTGGCGCGGTGTACCGTAAGTCGACCTTCCTGCTCGACGCGCTGGGCACGCAAATCCTGCCGGAATGGCTGACCATTGAAGAGCATCCGCACCTGCTGAAAGGGCTGGCTTCCACGCCGTTCGACAGCGAAGGCGTGCGTACGGAGCGTCGGGATATCATCAAAGACGGCATCCTGACCCAGTGGCTGCTGACCAGCTACTCCGCACGCAAACTGGGGCTGCAAAGCACCGGCCATGCGGGCGGGATCCACAACTGGCGTATCCCAGGCCGCGGCCTGAGCTTTGAACAGATGCTGAAAGAGATGGGCACCGGACTGGTGGTGACCGAGTTGATGGGCCAGGGCGTCAGCGGCGTAACCGGCGACTACTCGCGCGGAGCGTCCGGCTTCTGGGTTGAGAACGGTGAAATTCAGTATCCGGTGAGCGAAATTACCATCGCCGGCAACTTAAAGGATATGTGGCGCAATATCGTGACGGTGGGCAACGATATTGAAACCCGCAGCAATATCCAGTGCGGATCGGTGCTGTTGCCGGAGATGAAGATCGCCGGCCAGTAACACTCAAGCGCACTCCGGTGCGCTTTTTTTTGATAATAAAAAAGGAAGTGAGCAATGCGTAAAAACTTGTTAGCCATCCTCGCAGCCTCAACGCTGGTATTGAGTTCGTCGGTATTTGCCGACCTGGAAGACAATATGGACACCCTCAGCGAAAACCTGAAGGTGGTGCAGAAAACGGACAACGCGGCGGAGATGAAAGGCGCTCTGACCAAAATGCGTGCTGCTGCGGTAGATGCGCAAAAAGAGACCCCGCCGAAGCTGGAAGGCAAAGCAGAAGACAGCGCGGAGATGAAAGATTTCCGTCACGGTCTGGAGACGCTGGTCGGGCAGATTGACGGCGCGCTGAAGCTGGCCAATGAAGGCAAAGTGAAAGAGGCCCAGGCGGCAGCCGACGGGTTCGTCACTACCCGTAACACCTATCACAAAAAATACCGTTAATGGGTGCCTGAGCCGCACGTCCTTGATACACTTATGAAATGCAGGGGGATTGCGCTCCCCCCGCATATTAGCTCTACTCCTTGCCAGAGCTGCAGTCCAGTCGGGCAGTCACTTCCAGTGAACCGTTGCGAAAGCTAATCTCGCAAAGGGTTCGCCGGGTTATCAGCTTGAGCAGGATTGCTGTTACTGCGGCAATCGTTGCCACTCTGATAATAAGTTTCGTGCTTTTCATGGATGCCTCCTTGCTTTTAAAGCAGGCGAGGTAGCGAACTCCACGGTGTGACGTGTCGTTTCGAGCCCCCGCCCTGATTTTTAGTCAGGCGGGGCTTTCCACTTCCCGTCCCATGCATGAGACGGTCAGTCTCAAGCACCCACGGCCACTCTACCCAATCCGCATAAGAAAACCTTATCCAGCTCACATTTCTACGTGTCTGCTCGTAAACTTTTTCACTTCCACAACGCCGTTTTACCCGCGCGAGAGCGTGATATTCATCACGTAAAACCAGCGGAATATCATCATTCAGGTCAATTATGTGGCACAGATCACTGGTGCCGCTCTCCTTTCCACTTCGAAGTGGAAAACAACTCGCTACAAACCCGTAACCTCCGGCGTTAGTTTTATCCCAGAGCCAATAACGGGGTAAGACGAGTGATTAACGGAACGGTAATAAACGACACTGGAGACCAGGCGGCGCAAACTGAACAGCTGGCCGACACCATGCTCAAGCAGACGTTCACGCTGCTTAGTCATCACCACATTATCCCCAATGCCGTTCAGGAGCAGATGCTGACCTCCCACGTTCGCGCCATGGCGCACCGGTCGGTGACCGGCGAGCCGCTGCCGGAGGTCGAGGCTGACCTGTTCGACGAAATTTCACCTGAATCAATGCGGCTTGCCCGCGAAGTCGTGGCGCAGTTTGGCAACCTTCCTGATGAAGAAGCCTGGCTGCTCTCCGTTCACTTTGAAGTCGCAAAAGACAACCTTTAAGGAGCACATCATGGAACAAATTACAGTCGTTATCGGCGATCGCCTGGGTAAAGGTCAGAAGGTTGCAGCAGGCGTTGAAAAGGCGGGCGGTCGCGCAGTGGTTGTGCCAGGCGTGGCGGCAGACATGAAGCTGGGTGACGTGATGAAGGCGGAAAACGCCACCTTCGGCATCTCCTTCTGCGGCAGCGGCGGCGCGGGTGCCATCACCGCCCAGACCAAATATGGCTACAAAGCGAAGTACGGCATGCGTTCCGTGGAAGAGGGCGTCACCGCCATCAACGAAGGCTGCAACGTGCTCGGCTTTGGCTTTATGGATAAAGAAGAGCTGGGCGAGCGTCTGGTACAGGCGTGGCAGAAGAAGCACGGCGCATAAGCATGAAAGAACAGTTCACCACCACGGTGAGAGTGAAAGGCAAGGGTGACGCCAAAGCGCGCGCCTTTGCCGACGCGCTGAACCACGTTCAGGCCGCGGTGATGAAAGCATCACCGCATATCTTACTGCGTATTGAGCCACAGGATGTGCAGGTTGTTCAGGCGCAAGAAGCGGTGCGTAAAGAGGCGTTTCTGTTCTTCTTTTTGCGCCGGGAAAGACGCACCTACAGCGTGGAGCTGGACGTGACCGTCAACGTGACTGCCATCAATCTCGACCAGGTGGATTTTGTCACGCAACGCTGATTCTTACTAAATAGGGCAGACGAATGTTCCTGATAATTTTAATAAAATCGCTCATCATCGGCGGCCTGGTTGGCGTCGGCGTAGGCGCCGGGGCTGCACGCATGTTTCATGCGCCTACCACACAGGGTATGGGCGCGTTTCGTACGTTGGGGGAGCTGAACTCCTGTGAGGGAGATCCGGCGTCTCACTTCTCCTTTGGGTTAGGCTTCTTCTTCAACGCCTGGGCCTCGTCGGTTGCGGCGGGTTCCTTCACGCAGGACGTTGACCATCGCATCATCCCAAACTGGGGTGCCGCGGCGCTGATGATCAAAAACCGCAACGTCGGCGAGACGCTGCACGATCCCCGCAAAATGGCAATTGCCTGC
This Leclercia sp. S52 DNA region includes the following protein-coding sequences:
- the fbp gene encoding class 1 fructose-bisphosphatase encodes the protein MKTLGEFIVEKQHEFSHATGELTALLSAIKLGAKIIHRDINKAGLVDILGASGAENVQGEVQQKLDLFANEKLKAALRARDIVAGIASEEEDEIVVFEGCEHAKYVVLMDPLDGSSNIDVNVSVGTIFSIYRRVTPVGTPVTEEDFLQPGNKQVAAGYVVYGSSTMLVYTTGCGVHAFTYDPSLGVFCLCQERMRYPQKGSTYSINEGNYIKFPSGVKKYIKFCQEEDKATQRPYTSRYIGSLVADFHRNLLKGGIYLYPSTASHPEGKLRLLYECNPMAFLAEQAGGKASDGKERIMDIIPESLHQRRSFFVGNDHMVEDVERLIREYPDA
- the ytfT gene encoding galactofuranose ABC transporter, ATP-binding protein YtfT, giving the protein MMSRSLSQTGEPKRRFSWPTGTPQIIALVLVLLVDSLVSPHFYQIILQDGRLFGSPIDILNRAAPVALLAIGMTLVIATGGIDLSVGAVMAIAGATAASMTVAGHSLPVVLLVTLGTGVLAGLWNGILVAILKIQPFVATLILMVAGRGVAQLITSGQIVTFNAPNLAWIGSGSLLFFPTPVIIVVVTLIAFWLFTRKTALGMFIEAVGINIRAAKNAGVSTRLMVMLTYVLSGVCAAIAGIIVAADIRGADANNAGLWLELDAILAVVIGGGSLMGGRFNLLLSVIGALIIQGMNTGILLSGFPPELNQVVKAVVVLCVLIVQSPRFISLIKGMRGHDKT
- a CDS encoding LysR family transcriptional regulator — translated: MKNLSRSSTGIDLNLIPVFIEVVRCGSMAKASLRLDMSRPAVSLALKRFGMLFNAPLFTRKGLFLEPTPYALHLTVEMEKLLGLIHDHIASAPSPGESFPTPVAAPECDEAMPVASTV
- a CDS encoding methyl-accepting chemotaxis protein, whose protein sequence is MLKTLSIRTGLLSLLAVMTLLLLLVSGIGIYALTQSSSSLQRINHLQGEQLVQLNSGYTLILRARNEAGQAVRMMEVGLLDDAAKSVKNINDEITQAQTTLKNVIDGGVNDPEGEALLKKVAASLAAYNAQGIVPMQNALKEQSADAYYDLLENHLVPVARQFDNDMQAFQAWSESRGKAEVAAVQASKERVMLLIIVAALLTAGIIVLAWLALRHMLLKPLSASIAQLEHVAAGDLTHALTAPASQEFNRLNAAIEEMRQSLMGSVLRVRDASSQIDTGSRELTAGNMHLAQRTESTATSLEQTAASMEELTATVKQNAHNAEQAHQVAKTMSDTADRGSEMVCYVIEKMRDISGSADRIADILSVIDGIAFQTNILALNASVEAARAGEQGRGFAVVAGEVRILASRSADAAKEIRTLISDSQSHVSEGSELAQQAGETMDEIATEVMRMTRLMREIANASHEQSRGIEQVNIAVNQMDETAQQNAALVQQSSAATRSLEEQSRELIEAMSSFKLSMQQA
- the ytfQ gene encoding galactofuranose ABC transporter, galactofuranose-binding protein YtfQ — translated: MWKRLLLVTAVSAAMSSMAMAAPLTVGFAQVGSESGWRAAETNVAKSEAQKRGITLKIADGQQKQENQIKAVRSFIAQGVDAIFIAPVVATGWEPVLKEAKDAEIPVFLLDRSIDVKDKSLYMTTVTADNVLEGKLIGEWLVKQVDGKPCNVVELQGTVGASVAIDRKKGFADAISKASNIKIIRSQSGDFTRSKGKEVMESFIKAENNGKNICMVYAHNDDMVIGAIQAIKEAGLKPGTDILTGSIDGVPDIYKAMIDKEANASVELTPNMAGPAFDALEKFKKDGTMPEKVTITKSTLYLPDTAKEELEKKKNMGY